The Agromyces atrinae genome window below encodes:
- a CDS encoding DUF368 domain-containing protein, translated as MRVLVDAIRGMLIGVVEVIPGVSGGTIALIVGVYETLIDGAGHLARAAARLVGDGLRGRGLGRAGEHVRAVRWSVVLPVGFGMVIAVIAGARVIAPLVENHPIETRALFAGLIAASLIVPIRMTGQKWRPVDVVIAAAAAALSFYASGLPALTPSAEPHLLLVGAAAAVAVCALVLPGVSGSYLLLALGLYAPTLAAVNDRDLAYLGVFALGAIAGLGLFVPVLQWLLANARRISLVIMTGLLAGSLRLVWPWQGDDSALMPPSTGWPGALGLFVLGAAIVIVLLVVEAALLRRGLMSTPEHADPDPDAHLDGTERPVH; from the coding sequence ATGCGTGTGCTCGTCGACGCCATCCGAGGCATGCTGATCGGCGTCGTCGAGGTCATCCCCGGTGTCAGCGGCGGCACGATCGCCCTCATCGTCGGCGTCTACGAGACCCTCATCGACGGAGCCGGCCACCTCGCCCGAGCGGCCGCGCGCCTCGTCGGCGACGGCCTGCGCGGCCGCGGACTCGGGCGAGCCGGCGAACACGTCCGGGCGGTGCGGTGGTCGGTCGTCCTGCCCGTCGGTTTCGGGATGGTGATCGCCGTCATCGCGGGCGCTCGCGTCATCGCACCACTCGTCGAGAACCACCCGATCGAGACCCGCGCGCTCTTCGCGGGCCTCATCGCGGCGTCGCTCATCGTGCCCATCCGGATGACGGGTCAGAAGTGGCGCCCCGTCGACGTCGTCATCGCCGCCGCGGCAGCCGCGCTGAGCTTCTACGCCTCAGGCCTGCCCGCTCTCACGCCGTCGGCCGAACCGCATCTGCTGCTCGTGGGAGCAGCCGCCGCCGTCGCCGTGTGCGCCCTCGTGCTCCCCGGCGTCTCGGGCTCGTACCTCCTGCTCGCGCTCGGCCTCTACGCACCCACCCTCGCTGCGGTCAACGACCGCGACCTCGCCTACCTCGGCGTTTTCGCGCTCGGCGCCATCGCAGGCCTCGGCCTCTTCGTGCCCGTGCTGCAGTGGCTGCTCGCGAACGCGCGCCGGATCTCGCTCGTGATCATGACCGGCCTTCTCGCGGGCTCGTTACGACTCGTCTGGCCGTGGCAGGGCGACGACAGCGCGTTGATGCCGCCGTCGACCGGGTGGCCCGGCGCCCTCGGCCTCTTCGTGCTCGGTGCCGCGATCGTCATCGTGCTCCTCGTCGTCGAGGCTGCACTCCTGCGCCGCGGTCTCATGTCGACGCCAGAACACGCCGACCCCGACCCCGACGCGCACCTCGACGGCACCGAGCGACCCGTTCACTGA
- a CDS encoding 1,4-dihydroxy-2-naphthoyl-CoA synthase, translating into MSADVSDLFDPNEWTEVLELGELTDITYHRSLDGRIVRIAFDRPEVRNAFRPHTVDELYRALDDARTDPKVGVILLTGNGPSARDGGWAFCSGGDQRIRGRDGYRYAEGETATTIDRARSGRLHILEVQRLIRFMPKVVIAVIPGWAAGGGHSLHVVCDLSIASREHGRFKQTDADVGSFDAGYGSAYFARQIGQKFAREVFFLAEEYSADRAYEMGAVNRVVPHAELERDAIAMARTILTKSPTAIRMLKFAFNAVDDGMVGQQVFAGEATRLAYGTDEAVEGRDSFLEKRDPDWGPYPWHY; encoded by the coding sequence ATGTCCGCCGACGTTTCCGACCTCTTCGATCCGAACGAGTGGACCGAGGTCCTCGAGCTCGGTGAGCTCACCGACATCACCTACCACCGTTCGCTCGACGGGCGTATCGTGCGCATCGCGTTCGACCGGCCCGAGGTGCGGAATGCCTTCCGGCCGCACACCGTCGACGAGCTCTATCGCGCGCTCGACGACGCCCGCACCGACCCGAAGGTCGGCGTCATCCTCCTCACGGGCAACGGCCCGAGCGCACGCGACGGCGGCTGGGCGTTCTGCTCGGGCGGCGACCAGCGCATCCGGGGGCGCGACGGCTACCGCTACGCGGAGGGCGAGACGGCGACGACGATCGACCGCGCGCGCTCGGGTCGACTGCACATCCTCGAGGTCCAGCGCCTCATCCGCTTCATGCCGAAGGTCGTCATCGCCGTCATCCCCGGCTGGGCCGCCGGCGGCGGGCACTCGCTGCACGTCGTGTGCGATCTCAGCATCGCCAGTCGCGAGCACGGTCGGTTCAAGCAGACGGATGCCGATGTCGGAAGTTTCGACGCCGGCTACGGCAGCGCCTACTTCGCCCGACAGATCGGCCAGAAGTTCGCGCGCGAGGTCTTCTTCCTCGCCGAGGAGTACTCGGCCGACCGCGCCTACGAGATGGGCGCCGTCAACCGAGTCGTGCCGCACGCCGAGCTTGAGCGTGATGCGATCGCGATGGCGCGCACCATCCTGACGAAGTCTCCGACGGCCATCCGCATGCTCAAGTTCGCCTTCAACGCCGTCGACGACGGCATGGTCGGTCAGCAGGTCTTCGCGGGCGAGGCGACGCGTCTCGCCTACGGCACCGACGAGGCTGTCGAGGGGCGCGACTCCTTCCTCGAGAAGCGCGACCCCGACTGGGGTCCGTACCCGTGGCACTACTGA
- a CDS encoding o-succinylbenzoate synthase yields the protein MIVDIAELRRTAHVVALPLLTRFRGIEVREALLLRGPEGWTEFSPFVEYDDEEAAAWLAAAIDFGWRQTPALHRDSIAVNATVPTIDPDRVADLLARFPGARTAKIKVAASDETLADDVARVRAVREAMGADGRIRIDANGGWNVDEAEHAIHALAPFDLEYVEQPCASIAELAEIRERTHYMDIPIAADESVRRVDDPLAVARAGAADLLVIKAQPLGGIRNALAIVAEAGLPAVVSSALDTSVGLSMGAFLAGALPALDFDCGLGTASLLRADVASRPLAVEDGRIRVERVDVDADLLERWAAPPERREWWLDRLTRTHAALTEASAGE from the coding sequence ATGATCGTCGATATCGCAGAGTTGCGTCGCACGGCTCACGTCGTGGCCCTCCCCCTGCTCACCCGGTTCCGTGGCATCGAGGTGCGCGAGGCTCTGCTCCTGCGCGGACCGGAGGGCTGGACCGAGTTCTCACCGTTCGTCGAGTACGACGACGAGGAAGCCGCGGCGTGGCTGGCGGCGGCGATCGACTTCGGCTGGCGGCAGACCCCTGCCCTCCACCGCGACTCGATCGCCGTGAACGCGACCGTTCCGACGATCGATCCCGATCGGGTCGCCGATCTGCTCGCGCGGTTCCCCGGCGCGCGGACGGCGAAGATCAAGGTCGCCGCCTCCGACGAGACGCTCGCCGACGACGTCGCGCGCGTGCGCGCCGTGCGCGAGGCGATGGGTGCCGACGGGCGCATCCGCATCGACGCCAACGGCGGCTGGAACGTCGACGAGGCCGAGCACGCGATCCACGCCCTCGCTCCGTTCGACCTCGAGTACGTCGAACAGCCGTGCGCGAGCATCGCCGAACTCGCCGAGATCCGCGAGCGCACGCACTACATGGACATCCCGATCGCCGCCGACGAGAGCGTGCGCCGGGTCGACGACCCCCTCGCCGTGGCGCGGGCCGGAGCCGCCGACCTGCTCGTCATCAAGGCCCAGCCGCTCGGCGGCATCCGGAACGCCCTCGCGATCGTCGCCGAGGCGGGCCTGCCCGCCGTCGTGTCGAGCGCTCTCGACACAAGCGTCGGCCTCTCGATGGGCGCATTCCTCGCCGGTGCGCTGCCCGCTCTCGACTTCGATTGCGGACTCGGTACGGCCTCGCTCCTCCGAGCGGATGTCGCGTCGAGACCGCTCGCGGTGGAGGACGGCCGTATCCGTGTCGAGCGCGTCGACGTCGACGCGGACCTCCTCGAGCGATGGGCCGCTCCGCCCGAGCGACGCGAGTGGTGGCTCGATCGTCTGACGCGCACACACGCCGCTCTCACGGAGGCGTCGGCCGGGGAGTAG
- a CDS encoding peptidoglycan-binding domain-containing protein, with the protein MRLSRAALLGVGVVVSAALGAASAALWLAPDQPPSLRSTTEIDSVPVIEQKYDDERSVELVIGASESVELTTAMSGRVTSARCTVGSELRSGESTFSIDGVPLVNLATRLPLWRDLRVGDRGDDVQAVQDELVRLGAPIVADGLLGEASVRALAQLADSPSNLSDGVIRASQIVWLPAATAVVASCDLSVGSMTEIGGLLGSLVGPAASVRVAALPTDLLDGDRLLMVDGVAAPISESGSVDDPIALAALALTPSIRAAIVSGDEAMPMSGSLVLASPADIAVVPPSSVYDIEGAAGCVLSEGAATAVEIVGSQLGQTFVSFVTSEVPRSVDPQPGSEAPPCR; encoded by the coding sequence GTGCGGCTATCACGGGCAGCGCTCCTCGGGGTCGGCGTCGTCGTTTCCGCAGCGCTCGGTGCAGCGAGTGCCGCACTGTGGCTCGCCCCCGATCAACCACCATCTCTTCGTTCGACGACCGAGATCGACTCTGTTCCGGTTATCGAGCAGAAGTACGACGACGAGCGATCGGTCGAGCTTGTGATCGGCGCGAGTGAATCTGTCGAACTGACGACCGCCATGTCGGGACGGGTCACGTCGGCGAGGTGTACGGTCGGCTCCGAGCTTCGGTCGGGGGAATCGACGTTCTCTATCGACGGAGTTCCGCTCGTCAACCTCGCGACGCGGCTGCCGCTGTGGCGCGATCTCCGCGTCGGCGATCGCGGTGACGATGTTCAGGCCGTGCAAGACGAACTCGTGAGGCTGGGAGCGCCTATCGTCGCCGATGGGCTTCTCGGGGAGGCATCCGTTCGCGCACTCGCGCAGCTTGCCGACAGTCCGTCGAATCTGAGCGACGGGGTGATACGGGCGAGCCAGATCGTCTGGCTGCCGGCCGCGACAGCCGTCGTTGCCTCCTGCGATTTGTCCGTCGGGTCGATGACCGAGATCGGGGGGCTACTCGGCTCGCTGGTCGGCCCGGCAGCGAGCGTGCGGGTCGCCGCGCTTCCGACAGACCTTCTCGACGGAGACCGTCTGCTGATGGTCGATGGAGTCGCCGCACCAATTAGTGAATCCGGCAGCGTCGATGATCCGATCGCGCTTGCAGCGCTCGCTCTCACCCCGAGTATTCGTGCTGCGATCGTCTCGGGCGACGAGGCGATGCCCATGTCGGGGAGCCTCGTACTAGCCTCCCCGGCAGATATCGCCGTCGTGCCGCCGAGCTCCGTCTACGACATCGAAGGAGCAGCGGGGTGCGTCCTTTCGGAGGGCGCGGCGACCGCCGTCGAGATCGTCGGTTCTCAACTCGGTCAGACCTTCGTGAGCTTCGTGACGTCTGAAGTCCCTCGTTCCGTCGATCCGCAGCCCGGCTCCGAGGCGCCCCCGTGCCGGTAG
- a CDS encoding lactococcin 972 family bacteriocin gives MKRKNSARAAAIATVTAALLLGGSGAAHAVTEYPEGGVWTYGVYEPGSTPYAYSTYKHSYKTHGSSVRTTSGILYRSPDKAPGQTAHVEEATGYLNNKFFYRVNG, from the coding sequence ATGAAGAGGAAGAACTCTGCCCGTGCGGCGGCGATTGCGACAGTGACGGCAGCGCTCCTTCTGGGCGGCTCGGGAGCGGCCCACGCGGTGACCGAGTACCCGGAAGGCGGCGTGTGGACCTACGGAGTGTACGAGCCCGGGTCGACGCCTTACGCATACTCGACGTACAAGCACTCGTACAAAACGCACGGTTCGAGTGTCCGGACAACGAGCGGCATACTGTACCGCTCGCCAGATAAAGCTCCCGGGCAGACTGCCCATGTCGAAGAGGCGACGGGCTACTTGAACAACAAGTTCTTCTATCGGGTGAACGGGTGA
- a CDS encoding 1,4-dihydroxy-2-naphthoate polyprenyltransferase: protein MSTPKRSGHPARRGASSVRPAPRKATARDWVSGARLRTLPLAVAPVLVGTGAGVATAGASGWSPVLALLCLVVALCLQIGVNYSNDYSDGIRGTDEHRVGPARLTGSGVASPKRVLAVALAFFALAAIAGLVITVITQAWWLIAVGAVAIVAAWFYTGGKRPYGYFGLGELFVFVFFGLVATCGSAFVQSGTIGDEAWMSGIGVGLIACAVLMANNLRDVEQDRIAGKRTLAVLVGPTAGRVLFCVFLLLPFVLVPIVALIYPLASFTAFALLAALPACIIVVTARQPRELILALQLASITALLYGAGLGAAFAF from the coding sequence GTGTCGACTCCGAAACGCTCAGGTCATCCCGCTCGTCGTGGTGCGTCATCCGTGCGCCCCGCTCCGCGGAAGGCGACCGCTCGCGACTGGGTCTCCGGCGCACGTCTCCGCACGCTTCCGCTCGCCGTCGCGCCCGTGCTCGTCGGCACGGGGGCCGGTGTCGCCACGGCGGGCGCATCGGGGTGGAGCCCCGTGCTCGCGCTCCTCTGCCTCGTCGTCGCGCTCTGCCTGCAGATCGGCGTCAACTACTCGAACGACTACTCCGACGGCATCCGCGGCACCGACGAGCACCGCGTCGGCCCTGCCCGCCTGACGGGTTCCGGCGTCGCGAGCCCGAAGCGCGTGCTCGCCGTCGCGCTGGCCTTCTTCGCCCTCGCGGCCATCGCTGGTCTCGTCATCACGGTCATCACGCAGGCGTGGTGGCTCATCGCCGTCGGCGCCGTCGCGATCGTCGCCGCATGGTTCTACACGGGCGGAAAGCGCCCCTACGGGTACTTCGGGCTCGGCGAGCTCTTCGTCTTCGTCTTCTTCGGTCTCGTCGCGACGTGCGGGTCGGCCTTCGTGCAGTCGGGCACGATCGGCGACGAGGCGTGGATGTCGGGTATCGGCGTCGGGCTCATCGCGTGCGCCGTCCTTATGGCCAACAACCTGCGCGATGTCGAGCAAGACCGCATCGCGGGCAAGCGTACGCTCGCCGTGCTCGTCGGACCGACCGCCGGGCGCGTGCTCTTCTGCGTCTTCCTGCTGCTGCCGTTCGTGCTCGTCCCGATCGTGGCGCTCATCTATCCGCTCGCATCGTTCACGGCGTTCGCGCTGCTCGCGGCGCTGCCGGCGTGCATCATCGTCGTCACGGCGCGTCAGCCGCGCGAGCTCATCCTCGCGCTGCAGCTCGCGAGCATCACGGCGCTCCTGTACGGCGCCGGCCTCGGGGCGGCGTTCGCCTTCTAG
- a CDS encoding polyphosphate kinase 2 family protein, which translates to MTKHEGFWTTDPADILKVGPGFRLTDVDPDAHPGYDGDKKSAVRALAEGADILAELQELLTANATLGDPRRVLLVLQAMDTAGKGGIVKHVVGSVDPQGVHLAAFKKPTPEELEHDFLWRIHRQVPGAGKIGVFDRSHYEDVLIGRVRSLAPADEIERRYGAIVDFERELVGSDTTIVKVMLHISPDEQRARLADRLDRPEKHWKFNPGDIDERVHWPAYMEAYQAAFERTSTPEAPWFVVPANHKWYARLAVQHLLIDALHAMKLEWPPADYDVEAEKRRLAAT; encoded by the coding sequence ATGACGAAGCACGAGGGATTCTGGACGACCGACCCCGCCGACATCCTGAAGGTGGGCCCCGGCTTCCGACTGACCGACGTCGACCCCGACGCGCACCCGGGTTACGACGGCGACAAGAAGAGCGCCGTGCGTGCGCTCGCCGAGGGCGCCGACATCCTCGCCGAGCTCCAGGAGCTTCTCACCGCGAACGCGACCCTCGGCGACCCGCGCCGGGTGCTCCTCGTGCTGCAGGCGATGGACACGGCGGGCAAGGGCGGCATCGTCAAGCACGTCGTCGGGTCGGTCGACCCGCAGGGCGTGCACCTCGCGGCCTTCAAGAAGCCGACGCCCGAGGAGCTCGAGCACGACTTCCTCTGGCGCATCCACCGGCAGGTGCCCGGCGCGGGGAAGATCGGCGTCTTCGATCGCTCGCACTACGAGGACGTGCTCATCGGCCGGGTGCGTTCGCTCGCGCCCGCCGACGAGATCGAACGCCGCTACGGAGCGATCGTCGACTTCGAGCGCGAACTCGTCGGAAGCGACACGACGATCGTCAAGGTCATGCTGCACATCAGTCCCGACGAGCAGAGGGCTCGCCTCGCGGACCGCCTCGACCGCCCCGAGAAGCACTGGAAGTTCAACCCCGGCGACATCGACGAACGCGTGCACTGGCCCGCCTACATGGAGGCGTACCAGGCGGCCTTCGAGCGCACGTCGACGCCCGAGGCGCCGTGGTTCGTCGTGCCCGCGAACCACAAGTGGTACGCCCGGCTCGCTGTGCAGCACCTCCTCATCGACGCGCTGCACGCGATGAAGCTCGAGTGGCCGCCCGCCGACTACGACGTCGAGGCGGAGAAACGGCGCCTCGCCGCGACCTGA
- a CDS encoding AMP-binding protein codes for MSTGRRPVTAVDASDIPLVLSRLREALFDDGDTIFPATAERLPHAPLDAPATVALVIETSGSTASPKRVALSADALIASADATHDALGGPGRWLLTLPAHYIAGAQVLVRSLVAGTEPLVLEGNRFDAASFAEAASRLDARTPRYTSLVPVQLARIVEAAERDAFVAAALTSFDAVLVGGQALAASLAARAEALGARIVRTYGSSETSGGCVYDGRPLGGVDARIVDGRIELAGPMLAEEYLDDDARTAETFRVESGRRWYRTGDIGELRDGLLRVTGRADDVIISGGVKVSLGEVENLVRTVDGFVDAVVAAVDHHDWGQSPAVVARRSEITEAPGALGELAARIGDIAGPAGRPSRLFLVDTMPLLASGKPDRRAIEALVSS; via the coding sequence CTGAGCACGGGGCGCCGGCCCGTCACGGCGGTCGACGCGTCCGACATCCCCCTCGTGCTGTCGCGGCTGCGCGAGGCGCTCTTCGACGACGGCGACACGATCTTCCCGGCGACCGCGGAGCGACTGCCCCACGCGCCTCTCGATGCGCCGGCGACCGTCGCGCTCGTCATCGAGACGAGCGGTTCGACGGCTTCGCCGAAGCGGGTGGCGCTCTCGGCCGACGCGCTCATCGCGAGCGCCGATGCGACGCACGACGCCCTCGGCGGGCCCGGCCGCTGGCTCCTCACCCTTCCCGCGCACTACATCGCCGGGGCCCAGGTGCTCGTGCGTTCGCTCGTCGCCGGTACCGAACCTCTCGTACTCGAGGGCAATCGCTTCGATGCGGCATCCTTCGCCGAGGCCGCCTCGCGGCTCGATGCGCGCACCCCGCGCTACACATCCCTCGTGCCCGTGCAGCTCGCGCGCATCGTCGAGGCGGCCGAGCGCGATGCGTTCGTCGCCGCCGCTCTCACCTCGTTCGACGCCGTCCTCGTCGGCGGACAGGCGCTCGCCGCGAGCCTCGCCGCACGAGCCGAGGCGCTCGGCGCCCGCATCGTGCGCACCTACGGATCGAGCGAGACCTCGGGCGGCTGCGTCTACGACGGGCGCCCTCTCGGCGGTGTCGACGCGCGCATCGTCGACGGTCGCATCGAACTCGCGGGACCCATGCTCGCGGAGGAATATCTCGACGACGACGCGCGAACGGCCGAGACGTTCCGCGTCGAGAGCGGCCGGCGTTGGTACCGCACGGGCGACATCGGCGAGCTGCGCGACGGTCTGCTGAGGGTGACCGGCCGTGCCGACGACGTCATCATCTCGGGTGGGGTGAAAGTGTCGCTCGGCGAGGTCGAGAATCTCGTACGCACCGTCGACGGCTTCGTTGACGCGGTCGTAGCGGCCGTGGATCATCACGACTGGGGGCAGTCTCCGGCCGTCGTCGCCCGCCGTTCCGAGATCACCGAAGCGCCTGGCGCCCTCGGTGAGCTCGCGGCCCGCATCGGCGACATCGCGGGCCCCGCCGGGCGCCCGTCGAGACTCTTCCTCGTCGACACGATGCCGCTCCTCGCGTCGGGAAAACCCGATCGTCGGGCCATCGAGGCTCTCGTCTCGTCCTAA
- a CDS encoding PLDc N-terminal domain-containing protein: protein MPRLAIILIVAAVIFTVYAVVDCAFFDRGRIRALPQWVWILLILLLPILGAALWFAIGRGRKPKQGARPTRSLAPDDDLEFLGRLGRDAAQEERIKKLEEELADLDDDRERGDGQTPPTRPNG, encoded by the coding sequence ATGCCGCGCTTGGCCATCATTCTCATCGTCGCCGCTGTGATCTTCACGGTGTACGCGGTGGTCGACTGCGCCTTCTTCGATCGGGGCCGCATCCGCGCCCTCCCGCAGTGGGTCTGGATCCTGCTGATCCTCCTGCTGCCGATCCTCGGTGCGGCCCTCTGGTTCGCCATCGGCCGCGGCCGCAAGCCGAAGCAGGGCGCACGACCCACTCGCTCGCTCGCCCCCGACGACGACCTCGAGTTCCTCGGTCGCCTCGGCCGCGACGCGGCTCAGGAAGAACGCATCAAGAAGCTCGAAGAAGAGCTCGCCGACCTCGACGACGATCGTGAGCGTGGCGACGGGCAGACACCCCCCACGCGCCCGAACGGCTGA
- a CDS encoding DUF4229 domain-containing protein codes for MKSVPVWVYYTALRIVLFAAPLAILLIAGVEPWVSALVAALFGFSTSFIFLRRPREAMSQELYDARHRSQTVPHVDDDAEDAAIDAEQQAKTDEQRPSGS; via the coding sequence ATGAAATCGGTGCCGGTCTGGGTCTACTACACGGCGCTCCGCATCGTGCTCTTCGCTGCACCCCTGGCCATCCTGCTGATCGCCGGGGTCGAGCCGTGGGTCTCCGCCCTCGTCGCCGCGCTCTTCGGCTTCAGCACGTCGTTCATCTTCCTCCGCCGCCCCCGTGAGGCGATGTCGCAGGAGCTCTACGACGCGCGTCACCGCTCGCAGACGGTCCCGCACGTCGACGACGACGCCGAGGATGCGGCGATCGACGCCGAACAGCAGGCGAAGACCGACGAGCAGCGGCCGAGCGGCTCCTAG
- the menD gene encoding 2-succinyl-5-enolpyruvyl-6-hydroxy-3-cyclohexene-1-carboxylic-acid synthase → MATASPATDVSVAILGAFIDAGVTDIIVCPGSRSQALALAAAAYEARGSVRLHVRLDERGAGFLALGLAVESGRPALVITTSGTAVANLHPAVLEAYHSGVPLIALTADRPAELRGIRANQTTIQPGIFARALRLERDVAAPSGEPSETDAAGELAREAYRAAVGADESGVAVADPGAGPVHLNLQFREPLSAPLDELPAVTPPASSAPLPADLPVATLAHGPRTVVIAGAGAGPAAEEFARIAGWPLLAEVTSGAHFGPNLVVAYRALLAEDDFGARIQRAIVFGHPTLSREVPALVQRDDVETIVVAPSGFEWYDPGHAVDRFERAVETSPHEPSRDERAWLGRWVHASRALLDDELTGAERRSGVVDGGHVGDFAKQRDYVRAEFAAVRAPVTRRLLAERVWATTWPHDRLVFGASRLIRDADRVVPGKRITVHANRGLAGIDGTIATALGIALASQAGDGAGVTRAVIGDLTFLHDVGSLLLGAGERRPRLQLIVGNDGGGTIFDSLEVHQTAPADHFDRVQFTPQAVDLAGLAAAYGWAFSRATTKGELDQALTAHIDGPTILEVPLPR, encoded by the coding sequence GTGGCCACGGCCTCCCCGGCGACCGACGTCTCGGTCGCGATTCTCGGCGCGTTCATCGACGCCGGCGTCACCGACATCATCGTGTGCCCGGGCTCGCGCTCGCAGGCTCTCGCCCTCGCCGCCGCGGCGTACGAGGCGCGCGGTTCGGTGCGGCTGCACGTTCGCCTCGACGAGCGCGGCGCGGGGTTCCTCGCGCTCGGTCTCGCCGTCGAATCGGGTCGACCGGCACTCGTCATCACGACATCGGGCACCGCCGTGGCGAACCTCCACCCGGCCGTGCTCGAGGCGTATCACTCGGGTGTGCCGCTCATCGCGCTGACGGCCGATCGTCCGGCCGAACTGCGCGGCATCCGCGCCAACCAGACGACGATCCAACCCGGCATCTTCGCGCGGGCGCTCCGACTCGAGCGCGACGTCGCCGCTCCGAGCGGCGAGCCGAGCGAGACGGATGCCGCGGGCGAGCTCGCTCGCGAGGCCTACCGTGCCGCAGTGGGCGCCGACGAGTCCGGCGTCGCCGTCGCCGATCCCGGCGCGGGGCCCGTTCACCTGAACCTCCAGTTCCGCGAGCCGCTGAGCGCACCGCTCGATGAACTTCCTGCGGTGACCCCGCCCGCGTCATCCGCCCCGCTGCCCGCCGACCTGCCCGTCGCGACCCTCGCACACGGCCCGCGCACCGTCGTCATCGCCGGCGCGGGTGCCGGCCCCGCCGCCGAGGAGTTCGCGCGAATTGCGGGCTGGCCGCTCCTCGCCGAGGTCACGAGCGGCGCGCACTTCGGCCCGAACCTCGTCGTCGCCTACCGCGCCCTGCTCGCCGAGGACGACTTCGGTGCCCGCATCCAGAGGGCCATCGTCTTCGGTCACCCGACGCTCAGTCGCGAGGTGCCCGCGCTCGTGCAGCGCGATGACGTCGAGACGATCGTCGTCGCGCCGAGCGGCTTCGAATGGTACGACCCGGGTCACGCGGTCGACCGCTTCGAGCGCGCGGTCGAGACCTCGCCGCACGAGCCCTCGCGCGACGAGCGTGCGTGGCTCGGCCGCTGGGTGCACGCGAGCCGCGCGCTGCTCGACGACGAGCTGACCGGCGCCGAGCGACGGAGCGGTGTCGTCGACGGCGGGCACGTCGGCGACTTCGCGAAGCAGCGCGACTACGTGCGGGCGGAGTTCGCCGCGGTGCGTGCACCCGTGACCCGACGCCTCCTCGCGGAGAGGGTCTGGGCGACGACGTGGCCGCACGACCGCCTCGTCTTCGGAGCGTCGCGTCTCATCCGTGACGCCGACCGCGTCGTGCCGGGCAAGCGCATCACGGTGCACGCCAACCGCGGACTCGCCGGCATCGACGGCACCATCGCGACCGCCCTCGGCATAGCCCTCGCGAGCCAGGCCGGCGACGGCGCGGGGGTCACGCGTGCCGTCATCGGCGACCTGACCTTCCTGCACGACGTGGGCTCGCTCCTGCTCGGTGCCGGAGAACGCCGGCCGCGGTTGCAGCTCATCGTCGGCAACGACGGGGGCGGCACGATCTTCGATTCGCTCGAGGTGCACCAGACGGCGCCGGCCGACCACTTCGATCGCGTGCAGTTCACGCCGCAGGCCGTCGACCTCGCCGGGCTCGCGGCGGCCTACGGCTGGGCGTTCTCGCGCGCGACGACGAAGGGCGAACTCGATCAGGCGCTCACGGCGCACATCGACGGCCCGACGATCCTCGAGGTGCCGCTGCCGCGCTGA
- a CDS encoding ATP-binding cassette domain-containing protein, with translation MDFTFREGAVYALTGPSGSGKSTLLGILAGWIAPTEGSVVTRRDRSATWVFQNPHGVPGRSALDHVALPRLARGAAPDVADEEARHLLDRFALGHVASREFRALSGGEAQRLMLARAIASDPEILLIDEPTAQLDPTTGDTVNAVIGELSRDDTVVIVATHDTRTRDACSAVLDLGRFSPQVEE, from the coding sequence ATGGATTTCACCTTTCGGGAGGGCGCCGTGTACGCACTCACAGGCCCATCGGGGTCGGGGAAGAGTACCCTCCTCGGCATCCTGGCGGGTTGGATAGCACCTACCGAAGGGTCTGTCGTCACTCGACGTGATCGATCCGCGACATGGGTGTTTCAGAACCCGCATGGTGTTCCGGGTCGCTCGGCCCTCGATCACGTCGCGCTTCCACGCCTTGCGCGCGGAGCAGCGCCCGATGTCGCTGATGAGGAAGCGCGGCACCTCCTCGACCGCTTCGCGCTCGGGCACGTCGCGAGTCGTGAGTTCCGTGCTCTGTCCGGTGGCGAAGCTCAGCGATTGATGCTCGCTCGAGCGATAGCCTCCGATCCCGAAATTCTGTTGATCGACGAACCGACGGCCCAACTCGACCCGACGACGGGGGATACGGTGAATGCCGTCATCGGAGAACTGTCGCGGGATGACACTGTCGTGATCGTCGCCACCCACGACACCCGAACCCGCGACGCGTGCTCCGCTGTGCTCGATCTCGGTCGGTTCTCTCCCCAGGTGGAAGAATGA